In one Sphingomonas sp. AP4-R1 genomic region, the following are encoded:
- a CDS encoding L-rhamnose mutarotase — translation MSIQAFKMQLKPGVIAEYRKRHDEIWPELSALLTESGIYDYSIFLDEETLSLFAVLKLTDDNKQADLPHHPVMKRWWDHMAPLMEVEPGNKPREWALPMIFHHA, via the coding sequence GTGTCGATTCAGGCGTTCAAGATGCAGCTGAAGCCCGGTGTTATCGCCGAATATCGCAAGCGGCATGACGAAATCTGGCCCGAACTGTCGGCGCTGCTCACGGAGAGCGGCATCTACGACTATTCGATCTTCCTCGACGAAGAGACGCTGTCGCTGTTCGCCGTCCTGAAGCTGACCGACGACAACAAGCAGGCCGACCTGCCGCATCATCCGGTGATGAAGCGCTGGTGGGATCATATGGCCCCCCTTATGGAGGTGGAGCCCGGCAACAAGCCCAGGGAATGGGCGCTTCCGATGATCTTCCACCACGCCTGA
- a CDS encoding glycoside hydrolase family 28 protein: MMTRREMGLGLATAASAALLPFPAHAALRISVRDHGAKGDGKALDTDAVNAAIAAASKAGGGTVLFPAGRYLCFTIRLKSDITLMFEKGAVIEAADPARHPGKYDLPEEEIDQLYQDYGHSYWRNSLIWGDGVENVAIVGPGLIHGVGLTRNGPGARWKAQTGERPLSMKDLPANAIGHLEPAAAAMRGQGNKAIALKNGRNVRLSGFSMLKCGHFAILATGTQALTITDLAIDTDRDGIDLDCTKGVLVERCRVNTCNDDAIVVKASYALGKAIPAEDIVIRHCAVSGYDLGTMLDGTRGTTQEFAPDRDRPTGRIKLGTESNGGYRNVLVEDCTFDHCRGFALETVDGGVLENVVARRLTMRDVTTAPIFLRIGDRRRGPAGTGVGAIRNVLIEDVEAIGIDHRYAASIAGLPGHPVEQVTLRNIRLTYDGGGTAADAALVPPEVATAYPEPSMFGTLPAWGLWIRHAKDITIDGLTLATAKPDARPPFGIEDAPGLKVTRTPLWRG; the protein is encoded by the coding sequence ATGATGACCCGCAGAGAAATGGGCCTCGGCCTCGCCACCGCCGCCAGCGCCGCCTTGCTTCCCTTCCCGGCCCATGCCGCGCTCCGCATCAGCGTGCGCGATCATGGCGCGAAGGGCGACGGCAAAGCGCTGGACACGGACGCCGTCAACGCCGCGATCGCGGCGGCGTCCAAGGCCGGCGGCGGCACCGTTCTGTTTCCGGCGGGCCGCTACCTCTGCTTCACGATCCGGCTGAAGAGCGACATCACGCTGATGTTCGAAAAGGGCGCGGTGATCGAGGCGGCCGATCCGGCGCGGCATCCCGGCAAGTACGATCTGCCCGAAGAGGAGATCGACCAGCTCTATCAGGATTACGGCCACAGCTACTGGCGCAACAGCCTGATCTGGGGTGACGGCGTCGAGAATGTCGCGATCGTCGGCCCCGGCCTGATCCATGGCGTCGGCCTCACCCGCAACGGCCCCGGCGCGCGCTGGAAGGCACAGACCGGCGAGCGGCCGCTCTCGATGAAGGATCTGCCCGCCAACGCGATCGGCCATCTGGAGCCCGCCGCCGCCGCGATGCGCGGCCAGGGCAACAAGGCGATCGCGCTGAAGAACGGTCGCAACGTCCGCCTCTCCGGTTTCTCGATGCTGAAGTGCGGCCATTTCGCGATCCTCGCCACCGGCACGCAAGCGCTGACGATCACCGATCTTGCCATCGACACGGATCGCGACGGCATCGATCTGGATTGCACGAAGGGCGTGCTGGTCGAGCGCTGCCGCGTGAACACCTGCAATGACGACGCGATCGTCGTGAAGGCGAGTTACGCGCTGGGCAAGGCGATCCCGGCCGAGGACATCGTCATCCGCCACTGCGCCGTCTCGGGCTATGATCTCGGCACGATGCTGGATGGCACGCGCGGCACCACGCAGGAGTTCGCGCCCGATCGCGATCGCCCCACCGGCCGCATCAAGCTCGGCACCGAGAGCAACGGCGGCTATCGCAACGTGCTGGTCGAGGATTGCACCTTCGACCATTGCCGCGGCTTCGCGCTGGAGACGGTGGATGGCGGCGTGCTGGAGAATGTCGTCGCCCGCCGCCTGACGATGCGCGACGTGACGACCGCGCCGATCTTCCTGCGCATTGGCGATCGCCGCCGTGGCCCTGCCGGCACCGGCGTCGGCGCGATCCGCAATGTGCTGATCGAGGATGTCGAGGCGATCGGCATCGATCATCGTTATGCCGCCTCGATCGCGGGTCTGCCCGGCCATCCGGTGGAGCAGGTCACGCTCCGCAACATCCGCCTGACCTATGATGGCGGCGGCACAGCCGCGGACGCGGCGCTCGTTCCCCCCGAAGTCGCCACCGCCTATCCCGAACCCAGCATGTTCGGCACGCTCCCGGCATGGGGCCTGTGGATTCGCCACGCCAAGGACATTACGATCGACGGCCTGACGCTGGCCACCGCCAAGCCGGATGCGCGCCCGCCCTTCGGAATCGAGGATGCGCCCGGCCTGAAGGTCACGCGAACGCCGCTCTGGCGCGGTTAG
- a CDS encoding rhamnogalacturonan acetylesterase, which yields MVLPLFALFMLADTATAPAAPLRFDLAPAGRSASGTPVAPDRLYTKGGFGFEPGATPDAFLFSAAVPEGNYRVTVKLGDARAAGDTTVKAEARRLMLLNVPTRPGRFVERSFLVNVRTDTLPPPPPTAPGGTAVRIDATDKASYAWDEKLTLEFLGHPKVASIRIEPVTVPTIYLAGDSTVTDQYGEDAASWGQMLPAMLDDQVVVANHAKSGETLKSFLTGLRLDKILSTIKPGDYLFIQFGHNDQKSQWPQTFADTKETYPAYLRAYIAEARRRGAHPVLVTSPERRNFDANGKIVGTMTEYAEVVRQVAAEQHVPLIDLNADTVKIYEALGPDLSPRAFMAHGTDKTHNDNYGAYLLASAIAERIRANIPDLAPHVTMPTFVPSYPPMPETVPIPPSVTVLTQRPAGS from the coding sequence GTGGTCCTGCCCTTATTCGCCCTCTTCATGCTGGCCGACACCGCGACCGCCCCCGCAGCCCCGCTGCGCTTCGATCTCGCCCCCGCCGGGCGCTCCGCCTCGGGCACCCCGGTCGCCCCCGATCGTCTCTATACGAAGGGCGGCTTCGGCTTCGAGCCCGGCGCCACGCCCGATGCCTTCCTGTTCTCGGCCGCCGTGCCCGAGGGCAATTACCGCGTCACCGTGAAGCTGGGCGATGCCAGGGCGGCGGGCGATACGACGGTGAAGGCGGAGGCGCGCCGCCTGATGCTGCTCAACGTGCCGACCAGGCCGGGCCGCTTCGTCGAGCGCAGCTTCCTCGTCAACGTCCGCACCGATACCCTGCCCCCGCCCCCGCCCACCGCGCCCGGCGGCACCGCCGTCCGCATCGATGCGACCGACAAAGCCAGCTATGCGTGGGACGAGAAGCTGACACTGGAATTTCTCGGCCACCCCAAGGTCGCCTCGATCCGGATCGAGCCGGTCACGGTGCCGACAATCTACTTGGCGGGCGACTCCACCGTCACCGATCAATATGGCGAGGATGCCGCCAGCTGGGGCCAGATGCTCCCCGCGATGCTCGACGATCAGGTCGTGGTCGCGAACCACGCCAAATCGGGCGAGACGCTGAAATCCTTCCTCACCGGCCTGCGGCTCGACAAGATCCTCTCGACGATCAAGCCGGGCGACTATCTGTTCATCCAGTTCGGCCATAACGACCAGAAGTCCCAGTGGCCCCAGACCTTCGCCGATACGAAGGAAACCTACCCCGCTTATCTGCGCGCCTATATCGCCGAGGCGCGGCGGCGCGGCGCGCATCCGGTGCTGGTCACCTCGCCCGAGCGGCGGAACTTCGATGCCAACGGCAAGATCGTCGGCACGATGACGGAATATGCCGAGGTCGTGCGCCAGGTCGCGGCCGAGCAGCATGTGCCGCTGATCGACCTCAATGCCGACACCGTGAAGATCTACGAGGCGCTGGGCCCGGACCTGTCGCCCAGGGCCTTCATGGCGCACGGCACCGACAAGACCCACAATGACAATTACGGTGCTTACCTGCTGGCCAGCGCGATCGCGGAACGCATCCGCGCCAACATTCCCGACCTCGCCCCGCACGTGACGATGCCCACCTTCGTGCCGTCCTATCCGCCCATGCCTGAAACCGTGCCCATCCCGCCCAGCGTCACCGTGCTGACGCAGCGCCCCGCCGGGAGCTGA
- a CDS encoding glycosyl hydrolase 115 family protein, which translates to MLANAGTVAPIVTDPADAAVVGHAAADLADDLALVTGHRPDILTTLPAGGMPILLGTLGHSASIDRLVAAGKLDVRQLKGAWESFLIATVRRPLPGVEQALVIVGSDRRGTAYGAYELSQAIGVSPWVWWADVAPRHRDSLIIASGTRRFGPPSVRYRGIFLNDEDWGLIPWASRTHDPARGNIGPKTYERIFQLLLRLKANTLWPAMHHSSTPFNDDPANARLADSYAIVMSSSHAEPMLRNNVGEWKDAPDRFNYATNPAGVSAYWKERATANAAYENLWPIGMRGIHDSGLLGAATDDEKVALLTKIFADQRALLAQAIGRDPNRIPQTFTPYKEVLDVYRHGLKVPEDVTLIWPDDNFGYIRHFPNASEQARPGGNGVYYHLSYLGAPLSYLWLSTTPPALVQEEMLRAYDNGIRTVWIANVGDIKPAEIDISLFLGMAWDIGAARGRTQRAFLDQWAGATFGASQGKAIGGLLDDYYRLNYVRRPEHLQWWLPSEKPRFSAWSGTEIDTRLARFDALTQATGAVEASIPADLKDAFFELVDYPVRASALANRRLFASERYAQLIDAHPAEARVAAGIARDADAGIKALTRRFNDQVAGGKWRYIMAEEPADNQWRGFRLAPVALPAEGLAGTAPWPAATPAVDAPIIIEAETAATPRGWRLISGLSHGEGSIMSEADGARLSYRLIAVTSATLDLGLIPLFPEGDDSALHFDVAIDGAAPHRIDVPRQAEGGGWAQGVLDNLLTVSTGLTLSPGPHDIVITARGTGLALDRLTLRPAPSSTAH; encoded by the coding sequence GTGCTCGCCAACGCCGGCACCGTCGCCCCGATCGTCACGGATCCGGCCGATGCCGCCGTGGTCGGCCATGCCGCCGCCGATCTGGCCGACGATCTCGCGCTCGTCACCGGCCACCGCCCCGACATCCTCACCACGCTCCCCGCCGGCGGCATGCCGATCCTGCTCGGCACGCTCGGCCACAGCGCGTCGATCGATCGTCTCGTCGCGGCGGGCAAGCTGGATGTCCGACAACTGAAGGGTGCATGGGAGAGCTTCCTGATCGCCACCGTCCGCCGCCCGCTGCCGGGCGTGGAGCAGGCTTTGGTGATCGTGGGCAGCGATCGGCGCGGCACCGCTTATGGCGCCTATGAACTGTCGCAGGCGATCGGCGTCTCGCCCTGGGTGTGGTGGGCGGACGTCGCCCCGCGCCACCGCGACAGCCTGATCATAGCATCCGGCACGCGCCGCTTCGGCCCGCCCTCGGTGCGCTATCGCGGCATCTTCCTGAATGACGAGGATTGGGGCCTGATCCCCTGGGCCTCGCGCACCCACGATCCCGCGCGCGGCAATATCGGCCCGAAGACCTATGAGCGCATCTTCCAGCTGCTGCTGCGCCTGAAGGCGAACACGCTCTGGCCGGCGATGCATCACAGCAGCACGCCCTTCAACGACGATCCCGCCAACGCCCGCCTCGCCGATTCCTACGCGATCGTGATGAGTTCGTCCCATGCCGAGCCGATGCTCCGCAACAATGTGGGCGAATGGAAGGACGCCCCCGATCGCTTCAACTATGCGACCAATCCGGCGGGCGTCTCGGCCTATTGGAAGGAGCGCGCCACCGCCAATGCGGCTTACGAGAATCTGTGGCCGATCGGCATGCGCGGCATCCACGATTCCGGCCTGCTCGGCGCCGCCACCGATGACGAGAAGGTCGCGCTGCTCACGAAGATCTTCGCCGATCAACGCGCGCTGCTCGCGCAGGCGATCGGCCGGGATCCGAACCGCATTCCGCAGACCTTCACGCCCTACAAGGAAGTGCTGGACGTCTATCGCCACGGCCTGAAGGTGCCGGAGGACGTCACGTTGATCTGGCCGGACGACAATTTCGGCTACATCCGCCATTTCCCCAATGCTTCCGAGCAGGCGCGGCCGGGCGGCAACGGCGTCTATTATCACCTCTCCTATCTCGGCGCCCCGCTCTCCTATCTCTGGCTCAGCACCACCCCGCCCGCTCTGGTGCAGGAGGAGATGCTGCGCGCTTACGACAACGGCATCCGCACTGTCTGGATCGCCAATGTCGGCGACATCAAGCCGGCCGAGATCGACATCAGCCTGTTTCTCGGGATGGCGTGGGATATCGGCGCCGCGCGCGGCCGCACCCAGCGCGCCTTCCTCGATCAGTGGGCGGGCGCCACGTTCGGCGCGAGCCAGGGCAAGGCGATCGGCGGGCTGCTGGATGACTATTACCGCCTGAATTACGTCCGCCGCCCCGAGCATCTCCAATGGTGGCTGCCGTCCGAAAAGCCGCGCTTCAGCGCGTGGAGCGGCACCGAGATCGACACCCGCCTCGCCCGTTTCGATGCGCTGACGCAGGCGACCGGTGCGGTGGAGGCGTCGATCCCGGCCGATCTGAAGGACGCCTTCTTCGAGCTGGTCGATTATCCCGTCCGCGCCTCGGCGCTCGCCAATCGCCGCCTGTTCGCCTCGGAGCGGTACGCCCAGCTGATCGACGCCCACCCGGCCGAGGCCCGCGTCGCCGCCGGCATCGCGCGGGATGCCGATGCCGGGATCAAGGCGCTCACCCGCCGCTTCAACGATCAGGTGGCGGGCGGCAAATGGCGCTACATCATGGCGGAGGAGCCCGCCGACAATCAGTGGCGCGGCTTCCGCCTCGCCCCCGTCGCCCTCCCCGCCGAGGGTCTCGCCGGAACCGCCCCCTGGCCCGCCGCCACACCCGCAGTGGACGCCCCTATCATTATCGAAGCCGAAACCGCCGCCACCCCCCGGGGGTGGCGCCTGATTTCCGGCCTAAGCCACGGAGAAGGCTCGATAATGTCCGAGGCGGACGGCGCGCGCCTTTCATACAGGCTGATCGCCGTCACCTCCGCCACGCTGGACCTCGGCCTGATCCCCCTCTTCCCCGAGGGCGACGACAGCGCGCTCCACTTCGACGTCGCGATCGACGGTGCGGCGCCCCACCGGATCGACGTCCCCCGTCAGGCCGAAGGCGGCGGCTGGGCGCAGGGCGTGCTCGACAATCTCCTGACCGTGTCGACCGGCCTCACCCTCTCGCCCGGCCCGCACGACATCGTCATAACCGCGCGCGGCACCGGCCTCGCACTCGACCGGCTGACGCTCCGCCCCGCTCCCTCCTCCACCGCTCACTGA
- a CDS encoding oligogalacturonate lyase family protein: MAASLGALVAPAVMAAPARQWVDPATGHQIVRISEAPGTASLYFHQMSYTPQGDKMVISVPDGIAVVTLKDWSLTPLVTGKDLQLLFTGRKTRTAYYASRKRDDGPGVTTIFAADIDTGKVRTIATVAKGSIGSINADETLLLGQWAASDKPLQPDGTQKKGQPEIRQQFGQASYAANKPDGTPYTFAEAKEVRLNERLEAGIPMEIFTIDIRTGQRKVVVASKDWLNHIQFSPTDPTLIMYCHEGPWHKVDRIWTVRTDGSDNRIVHKRTMNMEIAGHEFFSPDGKWIWYDLQTPRGEDFWLAGYEIATGQRKWYHLERNWWSVHYNQAPDLKHFSGDGGDSEMVAHAPDGKYLYLFTPKDVPDVAGIHADDAASLISPGTMTTEKIVDMGKHDYRLEPNITFTPDGQWMVFRSNMEGAPHVYAVKVAKP; encoded by the coding sequence ATGGCGGCGAGCCTTGGGGCGCTGGTCGCGCCGGCTGTGATGGCCGCCCCGGCGCGGCAATGGGTCGATCCGGCGACCGGCCATCAGATCGTGCGGATCAGCGAGGCGCCGGGCACGGCCAGCCTCTATTTTCACCAGATGAGCTACACGCCGCAGGGCGACAAGATGGTGATCTCGGTGCCGGACGGCATCGCGGTCGTCACGCTCAAGGACTGGAGCCTGACGCCGCTGGTGACGGGCAAGGACCTCCAGTTGCTGTTCACCGGCCGCAAGACGCGCACCGCTTATTATGCGAGCCGCAAACGCGACGACGGGCCGGGCGTCACGACGATCTTCGCGGCCGATATCGACACCGGCAAGGTCCGCACGATCGCGACCGTCGCCAAGGGATCGATCGGATCGATCAACGCGGACGAGACGCTTTTGCTCGGCCAGTGGGCGGCGAGCGACAAGCCGCTGCAGCCGGACGGCACGCAGAAGAAGGGCCAGCCCGAAATCCGCCAGCAATTCGGACAGGCGAGCTATGCCGCCAACAAGCCGGACGGCACGCCCTACACCTTTGCCGAGGCCAAGGAGGTTCGCCTCAACGAGCGGCTGGAAGCGGGCATCCCGATGGAGATCTTCACGATCGACATCCGCACGGGGCAGCGCAAGGTGGTGGTCGCCTCGAAGGACTGGCTCAACCATATCCAGTTCTCGCCGACCGATCCGACGCTGATCATGTATTGCCACGAAGGGCCGTGGCATAAGGTGGATCGCATCTGGACGGTGCGGACCGACGGCAGCGACAACAGGATCGTCCACAAGCGCACGATGAACATGGAGATTGCCGGGCACGAATTCTTCAGCCCGGACGGCAAGTGGATCTGGTACGATCTGCAGACGCCGCGCGGCGAGGATTTCTGGCTGGCGGGCTATGAGATCGCGACCGGCCAGCGCAAATGGTATCATCTCGAGCGCAACTGGTGGTCGGTCCACTATAACCAGGCGCCGGACCTCAAGCATTTCTCCGGCGACGGCGGCGACAGCGAGATGGTCGCCCATGCGCCGGACGGCAAATATCTCTACCTGTTCACGCCGAAGGACGTGCCCGACGTGGCGGGCATCCATGCGGACGATGCCGCCAGCCTGATCTCGCCCGGCACGATGACGACCGAGAAGATCGTGGACATGGGCAAGCATGATTACCGGCTGGAGCCGAACATCACCTTCACGCCGGATGGGCAGTGGATGGTGTTCCGGTCGAACATGGAGGGCGCGCCGCATGTCTATGCGGTGAAGGTGGCGAAGCCTTGA
- a CDS encoding alpha/beta hydrolase, giving the protein MRIDRREWIKGVAATAIAAGAAGWPLLAATSAEADRFAGVDPEMIDDLRLVKEMIVTADNLQAFRNRPPSAHAHLLPEPDPATLPVTPQTIPGLPGQPPVKVVTFDGAPGRKGRGALVWIHGGGFVSGAAGIGVGLRAAAKEQGWLIVSVDYRLAPEARFPASLDDNYAALKWVHDNADRLGVDRAKIAVGGSSAGGGHSAMLAIAARDRREIPVAFQVLIYPMLDDRTASTRPARPGTGQFIWTPEANRFGWRSLLGQAPGGATVPAGSVPARLTDVRGLPPAFIGVGTLDLFYDEDIAYATRLAGAGIAVDLAVVPAAFHAFDGVAPTARASRAFTARWMKDLAAAIGG; this is encoded by the coding sequence ATGCGGATCGATCGGCGTGAGTGGATCAAGGGTGTGGCGGCCACCGCGATCGCGGCGGGGGCGGCGGGCTGGCCGCTGCTGGCCGCGACGTCCGCCGAGGCGGATCGCTTCGCCGGGGTCGATCCCGAGATGATCGACGATCTGCGGCTGGTGAAGGAGATGATCGTCACCGCCGACAATCTCCAAGCCTTCCGCAACCGGCCGCCCTCGGCGCACGCGCATCTGCTGCCCGAACCCGATCCGGCGACGCTGCCGGTCACGCCGCAGACGATCCCCGGTCTGCCCGGCCAGCCGCCGGTGAAGGTGGTGACCTTTGATGGCGCGCCGGGGCGCAAGGGGCGCGGCGCTCTGGTGTGGATCCATGGCGGCGGGTTCGTCTCGGGCGCGGCGGGGATCGGCGTGGGGCTGCGCGCGGCGGCGAAGGAGCAGGGCTGGCTGATCGTGTCGGTCGATTACCGGCTGGCACCGGAGGCGCGTTTCCCGGCCTCGCTCGACGACAATTATGCCGCGCTCAAATGGGTGCATGACAATGCCGACCGGCTGGGCGTCGATCGCGCGAAGATCGCGGTGGGCGGATCCAGCGCGGGTGGCGGCCATTCGGCGATGCTGGCGATCGCCGCGCGCGACCGGCGCGAAATCCCGGTGGCGTTCCAGGTGCTGATCTATCCGATGCTGGACGATCGCACCGCCAGCACGCGCCCGGCGCGGCCGGGGACGGGCCAGTTCATCTGGACGCCCGAGGCCAATCGCTTCGGCTGGCGATCCTTGCTGGGGCAGGCGCCGGGCGGCGCGACCGTGCCGGCCGGATCGGTGCCGGCGCGGCTGACCGACGTGCGCGGCCTGCCGCCGGCGTTCATCGGCGTGGGGACGCTGGACCTCTTCTACGATGAGGACATCGCCTATGCGACCCGGCTGGCGGGCGCGGGGATTGCGGTGGATCTGGCGGTGGTGCCGGCGGCGTTCCACGCGTTCGACGGCGTAGCGCCCACCGCGCGGGCGTCCAGGGCGTTCACGGCGCGGTGGATGAAGGATCTGGCGGCGGCGATCGGGGGGTAG
- the glk gene encoding glucokinase, translating into MTDRSDGAMAEGEPLGIVADIGGTNARFACAQRDESGRIAISDVQKYRTADYPSFEAAYRHYAESIHVAAKHGVFALAGPVGKDEVKLTNSPWVLRPAGLGDRLGLDSVKLINDFEAIANAVGAFGPEDFRRLDGDRFENPENGVVSIVGPGSGLGVASIHWKDGNPLIVPCEGGHVGFAPADDVDIHMLRFLLGRYPRVSAERLVSGPGLVQVHIALADLENRAIVPPQQVSLWEAAQSGRDLHAYASMERWLMLLGTVAGDIALAQGACAVVLAGGILPRIGEKLDTGLLLSRFRAKGRFETMMHGIPVAMISHAEPGLFGAASVLAASL; encoded by the coding sequence ATGACGGACAGGAGCGACGGAGCAATGGCGGAGGGAGAGCCTCTCGGCATCGTCGCCGATATCGGTGGCACGAATGCGCGCTTCGCCTGCGCGCAGCGCGACGAGAGCGGCAGGATCGCGATCTCGGACGTGCAGAAATATCGCACGGCGGATTATCCGAGCTTCGAGGCGGCCTATCGCCATTATGCCGAAAGCATCCATGTCGCGGCCAAGCATGGCGTGTTCGCGCTGGCCGGGCCGGTGGGCAAGGACGAGGTGAAGCTCACCAACAGCCCGTGGGTGCTGCGCCCGGCGGGGCTGGGCGATCGGCTGGGCCTCGACAGCGTGAAGCTGATCAACGATTTCGAGGCGATCGCCAACGCGGTCGGCGCATTCGGCCCGGAGGATTTCCGGCGGCTGGACGGCGACCGGTTCGAGAATCCCGAAAATGGCGTGGTGTCGATCGTGGGGCCGGGGTCCGGCCTCGGCGTGGCCTCGATCCACTGGAAGGACGGCAATCCGCTGATCGTGCCGTGCGAGGGCGGGCATGTCGGCTTCGCGCCGGCGGACGATGTCGACATCCACATGCTGCGCTTCCTGCTGGGTCGCTATCCGCGTGTCTCGGCCGAGCGGCTCGTCTCCGGGCCGGGGCTGGTGCAGGTGCATATCGCGCTGGCGGATCTGGAAAATCGCGCGATCGTGCCGCCGCAGCAGGTCTCCCTGTGGGAGGCCGCCCAATCGGGCCGCGATCTCCATGCTTATGCCTCGATGGAGCGCTGGCTGATGCTGCTGGGCACCGTCGCCGGCGATATCGCGCTGGCGCAGGGCGCGTGCGCGGTGGTGCTGGCGGGCGGAATCCTGCCCCGCATCGGCGAGAAGCTGGATACCGGACTGCTGCTCTCGCGTTTCCGGGCCAAGGGCCGTTTTGAAACGATGATGCACGGCATCCCTGTCGCCATGATAAGCCATGCCGAGCCGGGCCTGTTCGGCGCCGCGTCCGTGCTGGCCGCGTCTTTGTGA
- the edd gene encoding phosphogluconate dehydratase: MTLDPRIAAVTDRIIERSRTTRAAYLRLIASERETGVDRPRLSCGNLAHGFAASGEDKKAIIAQRAMNIGIVTAYNDMLSAHQPYGRYPEQMKIFAREVGATAQVAGGVPAMCDGVTQGQPGMELSLFSRDTIALSTAIGLSHGMFEGAALLGICDKIVPGLMIGALRFGHLPTILIPSGPMGTGLPNKEKARIRQDYAEGKVGEDALLEGESKSYHSAGTCTFYGTANSNQMMMEMMGLHVPASSFVHPGTKLRQELTRAAVHRLTEIGWSGDDYRPLGLCVDEKAIVNAAVGLLATGGSTNHAIHLPAIARAAGILIDWEDLDRISSAVPLIARVYPNGPGDVNGYHEAGGIAFTIHTLLEAGLVHDDILTVWKGGMAAYGCAPQLDAAEKLEWVPAVETRDEKMLRPASAPFQPDGGMRLIAGNLGRAIFKASAVDPERWTIEAPARVFDEQDDVVRAYKAGELFCDVVIVVRFQGPQANGMPELHKLTPPLSSIQDKGFKVALLTDGRMSGASGKVPAAIHLTPEALAGGPIGKLRDGDLVRISADDGQIDVLVDPAEWAMRPATPRPRQRSGTGRELFAFMRSGASSAEEGGSAMLAAMEATLDVAEPADPPLIDNVEDRTIDA, from the coding sequence ATGACCCTCGATCCCCGCATCGCCGCCGTCACCGACCGTATCATCGAGCGATCGCGGACGACGCGCGCCGCCTATCTCCGCCTGATCGCGTCCGAGCGGGAGACGGGGGTGGATCGCCCGCGCCTGTCGTGCGGCAATCTCGCGCACGGCTTCGCGGCCTCGGGCGAGGACAAGAAAGCGATCATCGCCCAGCGCGCGATGAACATCGGCATCGTCACCGCCTATAACGACATGCTCTCCGCGCATCAGCCCTATGGCCGCTATCCGGAGCAGATGAAGATCTTCGCGCGCGAAGTGGGGGCGACGGCGCAGGTGGCGGGCGGCGTGCCGGCGATGTGCGACGGCGTGACGCAGGGCCAGCCGGGCATGGAGCTGTCGCTGTTCAGCCGCGACACGATCGCGCTCTCCACCGCGATCGGCCTCAGCCACGGCATGTTCGAGGGCGCGGCCTTGCTCGGCATCTGCGACAAGATCGTGCCGGGGCTGATGATCGGCGCGCTGCGCTTCGGCCACCTGCCGACGATCCTGATCCCGTCGGGGCCGATGGGCACCGGCCTGCCCAACAAGGAGAAGGCCCGCATCCGGCAGGATTATGCCGAGGGCAAGGTGGGCGAGGATGCGCTGCTGGAGGGCGAGAGCAAATCCTATCACTCGGCCGGCACCTGCACCTTCTACGGCACGGCCAATTCCAACCAGATGATGATGGAGATGATGGGCCTGCACGTGCCCGCTTCCTCCTTCGTCCATCCGGGCACGAAGCTGCGTCAGGAACTGACCCGCGCCGCCGTCCACCGCCTGACCGAGATCGGCTGGAGCGGCGACGATTATCGCCCGCTCGGCCTGTGCGTGGACGAGAAGGCGATCGTGAACGCGGCGGTGGGCCTGCTGGCGACGGGCGGATCGACCAACCACGCGATCCACCTGCCCGCGATCGCGCGCGCGGCGGGGATCCTGATCGACTGGGAGGATCTGGACCGGATCTCGTCCGCCGTGCCGCTGATCGCGCGCGTCTATCCGAACGGGCCGGGCGACGTGAACGGCTATCACGAGGCGGGCGGCATCGCCTTCACGATCCACACCCTGCTGGAGGCGGGGCTGGTGCACGACGATATCCTGACCGTGTGGAAGGGCGGCATGGCGGCCTATGGCTGCGCGCCGCAACTGGACGCGGCGGAGAAGCTGGAGTGGGTTCCGGCTGTCGAGACGCGTGACGAGAAGATGCTGCGCCCGGCCTCGGCGCCGTTCCAGCCGGACGGCGGCATGCGCCTGATCGCGGGCAATCTGGGCCGCGCGATCTTCAAGGCGAGCGCGGTCGACCCCGAGCGTTGGACGATCGAGGCGCCGGCGCGCGTGTTCGACGAGCAGGACGATGTGGTGCGCGCGTACAAGGCGGGCGAGCTGTTCTGCGACGTCGTGATCGTGGTCCGCTTCCAGGGGCCGCAGGCGAACGGCATGCCGGAGCTGCACAAGCTGACCCCGCCGCTCAGCTCGATCCAGGACAAGGGCTTCAAGGTGGCTTTGCTCACCGACGGGCGCATGTCGGGCGCGTCGGGCAAGGTGCCGGCGGCGATCCACCTGACGCCCGAGGCGCTGGCGGGCGGGCCGATCGGCAAATTGCGCGACGGCGACCTCGTCCGCATCTCGGCCGACGACGGGCAGATCGACGTGCTGGTCGACCCGGCCGAATGGGCGATGCGCCCGGCGACCCCCCGGCCGCGCCAGCGCTCCGGCACGGGGCGCGAGCTGTTCGCGTTCATGCGCTCGGGCGCGTCGAGCGCGGAAGAGGGCGGATCGGCGATGCTGGCGGCGATGGAAGCGACGCTGGACGTGGCCGAGCCGGCGGATCCGCCGCTGATCGACAATGTCGAGGATCGCACGATCGACGCGTGA